From one Musa acuminata AAA Group cultivar baxijiao chromosome BXJ2-6, Cavendish_Baxijiao_AAA, whole genome shotgun sequence genomic stretch:
- the LOC103987450 gene encoding homeobox-leucine zipper protein HOX20, with the protein MDAGEEVKREDNNELMNKGSRHQKPMKRISSSDSFKVEGNDKSEERVRHSLLLEGTEEMEWDDELCSNGSSSLGQKKRRLSVDQVKALEKDFEVMNKLDPERKVRLAHELGLRPRQIAVWFQNRRARWKTKQLERDYGALKARHDALKLDVDALRGDKEALMDEMRALMAKLADPATPKVEEDGRALGFRDGTSDTDSSAALNEEASPYSGALLDQHHCVLETKSHCSSIFMEEDGFLRGEELCGALFSEEQAPTLPWCCTEGWE; encoded by the exons ATGGACGCAGGAGAGGAGGTCAAACGTGAGGACAATAATGAG CTCATGAACAAGGGGAGCAGGCATCAGAAGCCAATGAAGAGGATCAGCAGCTCAGACTCCTTCAAAG TGGAAGGAAATGACAAGTCCGAGGAGAGAGTACGCCACTCGCTCCTCCTCGAGGGAACGGAGGAGATGGAGTGGGACGATGAGCTGTGCTCCAATGGCTCCTCGTCTCTCGGGCAGAAGAAGCGGCGGCTGAGTGTCGACCAGGTGAAGGCTCTGGAGAAGGACTTCGAGGTGATGAACAAGCTGGACCCGGAGAGGAAGGTGAGGCTGGCTCACGAGCTGGGCCTCCGGCCCCGGCAAATCGCCGTCTGGTTCCAGAACCGCCGCGCCCGGTGGAAGACCAAGCAGCTGGAGCGCGACTACGGCGCGCTCAAGGCCCGTCACGACGCGCTCAAGCTCGACGTCGACGCGCTCCGCGGCGACAAGGAGGCGCTCATGGACGAG ATGAGAGCGCTGATGGCCAAGCTAGCAGATCCCGCCACACCAAAGGTCGAGGAGGACGGCCGAGCTCTTGGCTTCCGGGATGGCACCTCCGACACGGATTCAAGTGCGGCGCTCAACGAGGAAGCCAGTCCCTACTCTGGAGCGTTGCTGGACCAGCACCACTGTGTTCTGGAAACCAAGTCCCATTGCTCCTCCATCTTCATGGAAGAAGATGGTTTCTTGAGGGGAGAGGAGCTGTGTGGTGCTCTGTTCTCGGAGGAGCAGGCACCCACCCTCCCTTGGTGCTGCACCGAGGGATGGGAATGA
- the LOC135613820 gene encoding arabinogalactan protein 1-like: MAAASLRFAVLAAALALLAVTSLAQGPSPAPIKPPSPAPTTPPAVAPVTPPAVAPVPPPPAVTPTAPPPPPASPPASTPRSEAPATSPPAPPPATPSPSSPTSPISTPPTSSPTSTPSGNVAASTTVGWIAVVCAAVATFAL, encoded by the coding sequence ATGGCCGCCGCATCCCTTCGCTTCGCTGTGCTCGCTGCCGCGTTGGCGCTGCTCGCCGTGACCTCCTTGGCGCAGGGCCCCAGCCCCGCCCCCATAAAGCCTCCGTCCCCGGCGCCGACTACTCCCCCCGCCGTCGCCCCCGTCACCCCTCCGGCCGTGGCTCCCGTCCCTCCGCCGCCGGCCGTGACGCCCAcagccccacccccacccccggcTTCCCCTCCTGCTTCCACCCCCCGTTCGGAGGCTCCCGCCACGTCCCCTCCCGCGCCGCCACCGGCCACACCATCCCCCTCCTCCCCGACCTCTCCGATCTCCACGCCCCCTACCTCGTCCCCCACCTCGACACCGTCGGGCAATGTCGCCGCCTCCACGACTGTAGGCTGGATCGCCGTGGTGTGCGCCGCGGTCGCCACCTTCGCGCTCTAG